GTCTTTCCGCGACTGTCTTCGCCACACTCTTGCCCATAGCAGTGCTGCCGGTCGCACTGACCAGAGGCAGCCGCCCATCCGCAGCCATCTGCTCGCCAACATCACGATCCGCAGCACATAAGTTGAGTACGCCGGCCAATCCGCGCGGTTCGAGAATGTCGTTCACCAGTTGCTGCACGGCAATCGCAGTGAGAGGCGTAAGCTGCGAAGGCTTCCAGATGACCGGATCTCCACAGACCAGCGCGAGCGCGGCATTCCAAGCCCACACAGCGACGGGAAAATTAAAGGCTGTGATGACACCAACAGGCCCGAGCGGATGCCATTGCTCGAACAGTCGATGCTCGGGGCGTTCGCTGGCGATGGTCAGGCCGTAGAGTTGTCGCGACAGCCCGACGGCGAAGTCGCACATGTCAATCATCTCTTGAACTTCGCCCAGACCCTCGCTGCGGATTTTGCCTGCTTCGAGCGTGACGAGCATGCCGAGGTCATCTTTGTGTTTGCGCAATTGCTCGCCGATCAGCCGAACAATCTCGCCTCGTTGGGGAGGTGGCATTTTTCGCCAGGCTGCAAACGCAGCCAGCGAATTGCCGGCCACAACGTCGTAATCGTTCTCGCCGCCCAGAAGCACCCGCGCAAGCACTTCACCCGTCGCCGGGTTGAGCGATTCAATCGTCTCACCACTCGGACGATCGAGCCAACGACCGCCATAGACACCCGAATTGATATCACGCAGTCGCAGGCGGCCAAGCAAGGATTGCCACATCACCAGGTCCTGGAAGCTGAAGGAGAGTTCGTATGGGCCGCCAGCTCAGCTGGACTGCTGAGCACGGAATCGATGATCTGCACGGCAGTATCAACTTCGTCACGCGTGACGACCAGCGGCGGACAGAAGCGCAGGGTACTCGTGCCGCAGCCCAACATCAGTAGGCCGCGGTGAAAGCAGGCTTGAACCACGGCATCGCGAATCGATGCCGCCGGTTCCTTCGTTTCGCGATCCTTCACCAACTCGGCCCCGACCATTAAGCCCAGACCGCGCACGTCACCAATGATTGCATGTCGGCTCATCAGTTCGCGCAGTCGCTGTTGAAGGTAGTTACCCACTTCGGTCGCGTTAACCATCAACGACTCTTCCAGCAGCTCAATAGTTGTGAGAGCGGCCACACAGGAAATGGGATTGCCGCCAAACGTACTGGCATGCGAACCGGGGCCCCAGTCCATCAGATCGGCCCGAGCGATAATAGCACCCAGAGGCAAACCCGAAGCAATTCCTTTCGCCAGGCAGATGATATCGGGCACCACGCCCCAATGCTCGATGGCGAACATCTTGCCAGTGCGTCCCATACCCGATTGCACTTCGTCGACGATATACAGAATGCCGTGTTTCTCAGCGAGGGCCTTGAGTTCACGATGAAATTCTGGGGGCGGCACAACGTAGCCACCTTCACCTTGAATGGGCTCGACGATGATACCGGCCACTTCGGTTGGCGGCACAGTGCGACGGAAGAGATCCTCCAATTGATTGAGTGTGTTCAAGCAACAAGATGTTGCTTTTTGATGGCACTCGCCGCGCTGTGGGCAGCGATAGCAATTGGCATAGTCGATATGCGTAACTTGCGGGATCAGCGGAGCAAAGCCGCGGCGCTGAATCATTTTGCTGCCGGTGAGTGACAACGCTCCCATCGTGCGACCATGAAAGGCACCGAAGAAGGCGATCATGTGCTGCCGACCCGTATGAAAGCGGGCCAGCTTGAACGCCGCTTCGACACTTTCGGCACCACTGTTGGTAAAGAAGACTCGCTTGTCGCCCGAGCCGGGCGCAAGTTCGGCGAGCTTCTGCGCCAGGTTGCCTTGGGGTGCATAATAGAAGTCTGTCCCCGACATGTGGATCAGCTTCCTGGTCTGCGTTTCAATCGCAGCCACGACGCGGGGATGGCAATGTCCGGTGGAACAAACGGCAATCCCGGAAGTGAAATCGAGAAAACGATTCCCATCGACATCCTCAATCGTCGAGCCTTCGCCCCGTTCAACCGCCAACGGATAAGCGCGAGTGTACGACGGGGACGTGTACCGCTCGTCGTTGGCAATCAGCTGCTTTCCCTTGGGGCCGGGTAACTCAGTAAGAATCCATGGCGTTGGCAAGGTGCTTTTGGGAATGTTCATGGCAATGTTCCCTCGTTGCAAATCCCGGTGAATGGCCCGCAAAGGGCAAGGCTGGCGGTCTCTGCCAGCAGTCTTTCACTGAATCGTACGCGGTTGAAAGGTTGGGGCAAGCGATTGCGCGCCGAATGGGCGATTTACGGCTGTTTGCCCCGGCGAACCGGGTCTTGGCAGCCGGTTGTTCCCCTACCATCACTGCAAGCGGCGAGTCTTCACACAAATCCCAACAGAACTGCATGAGATATTTTCAGCCGAGCGGCAAAGTTTACCGATATAGAAAGAGTTCGCGCGCTGCGAAGCGTCACTTTGACGCTATCAGCCTGTCGATACGATGGGAGCTAATTCGTACTTATGCCGCTTTTCGATGCTACTCTGGCTGAACGTGTAGGTTCCGCCATCCAGACCAATCCCTATCTGAGTGGCAGGACGCTGCGGTTTGAAGCCCATGAAGGGCGAATCACCTTGAACGGGGTCGTCGCCTCGTACTTCCAAAAGCAGATGGCTCAGGAAGTTCTCAAGCGTGTTGAAGGAGTCGAGCAGATCGAGAATCAGCTCGAAGTCTCCTGGTGCTAACCAGAGAGTTCAGCGGTCACAGGATAGACGTCAGAGATCGCAGTTCCGATCTCTGACTCCTCACCTTCGACTTCTACCTTTCTCGATATTCCTAACGAGGCTGCTTCGGTCGATGCCCCATCACGGCATCGCCGCGTGTGGCATACTGTGGAAAGCGCTCATCCAGCCGGACCATGTGCAGCACTTGCTGATTGCTGTCATTCATTCCAGCTAGTCGCATCAACCCTTCGTGGGCGACCACGCGTTTGTGAAGCATCACCAACTGGCTAATGAGCCAGCTGCGCAACAACGTCACCTGGTCCATCTCCAGCACGACGCGATGATTGAACTGTTGCTGCATGCGATCCCAAATCGCTTCGGCCAGTTCTACCTCGGCGATCTCTCCGCCCGCTGGCGGCACCACCTTGATAAATAGCCAATCGGGCCCGCGATCCATCTCCAAATTCCAGCCTGGCGCAAGATCAACCAGCATGGCGATGCTCCCATGCAAAGGGTTCAGAACGAACCCGCCTAAGAATTACCCTAACCCCTAACGGTTCATCTTAGGGGGTGCCTTTCGGAACGCAATTCTTTTTGCCCGCTTCCCAGCGAGTTTGTCATGAAGTCGTCAGCCGTCATGCGCGGCCGCTAGCAAACGGCGTTCATCCCCTCTACGACAATTGCTCGCGGCGTTAGAATGGGCACTCCGATCGCCATGCTAATCAGGCAATCTCCACATCCCATTCTATAGAGGAAAACACCATGTCCCGAGCCGCTGCTGTTACATTCAAGGGCACCCCGATGACACTCGCCGGCGAGGCAGTGAAAGTCGGTCAAGCAGCCCCCGACTTCACCATCCACTACTTCGAAGGTGGCCTGAAGGCCATCACGCTGGCCGACCTCAAGGGCAAGGCCACGATCCTGAGCGTGATCCCGTCGCTCGATACCGGCGTCTGCAAGATCCAAACGAAGAAGTTCAACGAAGAACTATCGGCCCTGGCCGGCAACGTGAACGCCGTCGCCGTCAGCTTGGATCTTCCCTTTGCGATGAACCGCTTTTGTGGTGCCGAAGAGATCAAGAACCTGCGCGTCGGCAGCGACTATCAGAATCGCAACTTCGGCGAGGCCTATGGTGTGCTGATCGAAGAGTTGAAGCTGCTCGCCCGCAGCGTGTTCGTCATCGACAAGGATGGCAAGGTTGCCTATGCCGAAGTCGTGCCCGAAGTAACCAGCGAACCCAACTACGCCGCGGCGGTCGAAGCTTTGAAGAAGGCTCAGTAGAACCGAGCACTTATTACTAATGGTATAGCCGTTTGTATGAATGACCCTGCTCAAAGCAGGGTCATTTTTTTTGCAACCAAGCTTTTGCAGACCAATTACGGATTGGCTAAAATCGCTCCGAATGTCGCTGGCGATTCGAACTTATGTGAAGTGAATTCTTATGCGTAACTGCTTCAAATCGGCTGCAGTCATTAATCTTTTTTGGCTTTGCACTTTGCAATGCTTGAGCTTCGCGCAGGTTCCTAACCAGGCGGCCCCAGCGATTCCGCCGTCGGGAACGGAAGTAGAGTATCTCGATCTGCGTGGAGCCCTGAAACGGGGTAAGTTTGTCGACGTAGCGCCGAATGGAGCGGTACGAATTCGAATTGAAGATGGCTCGACTCGGTTAATGCCACCAAATCGCGTGCGCGTGGTCGGTGGAACCGTTCCTCCTCCCATGAACGCCCCTGCGGCGCAACCGGCAGCACCCGCGCCGGGTGTCGACGCGAAGTCAAGAACCTGGGCAGATGCGAGCGGCATGTTCAAGATCGAAGCGGAGTTTATCAGCCTGAAGGACGACACGGTCGAACTTAAAAGGCCAGATGGAAAGGTGATCACGTTAACTCTCGACAAACTGTCCGTCGCCGATCAGGCCATTGCCAAGTCACTTGGGGAAGCCACGAAGATTTCAGGAGATCAACCGGTTGCTAGTACTCCGTTTAAAGCAAGTCAAGGTATTCAAAGTGACTCGGGAGTTGTAAACGTCACTGTTCAAGAAAACGAGACCAAAGTCAGCTTTCAGGGAGCAACACAGGTTTCGCTCACACCTCCTCCAACATGGAACGTCACACCAGATCCAGCAACCACCGCACCTTCGCAGCTGAAGCTGCGGAAGATATCAATCCCAGCACGACTTCAGGCTTCCAATCAACCTGGACATGTACAGGCAATGCTTAGCGACCCGCGGCGAAATTGGATGTGGCTGGGAATTGCGCCAGATTCAAACTCCTTTAAGACCTATCGGTTCGAACGCGTAGATTTGGAAAGCGGCAAAGTGTTGCCCGCCGTCGAGCTTTCCATTGCCTCAATACCACTCGCCATCGATCCGACGGGAAAGTTCATGGCGAGCCTCCGCTGTACACGTTACTACTCGCACTACCGGGACCAGATAGATCTTTGGCAAATTGACGGCGAATCGGTCAACTATTCTCAGTCCTTCCGCCCCTATCCGCCGAGCGAAGTTGCTGTTTTTTCGACAGATACCATCAAGAAGGCAGAGTTCATCGATGCCGAAAATTTGATTACGGTGAGCACGAAAGGACGTCTAGTTGTCTGGTCTCTCCCTTCGCTGACGGCGAAGTACCAGGTTAACTTAGGCCGCGATTTCTCGACGTTCGCCCTAAGCCCTGGACGTAGGCAACTTGCCATTTCAACATCGACCGGACAGTACGTGCTCGAGGCACTAACGGGTAAGGTGCTCGGTAAGTTCGCCGCAAAAACCAATGAAGTGCGTTTTTCGCATGTCAGAGTGTTGCACTTTAAAGATGATGGTTCCCAGCTTGCTGGCTACGACTCCTACACAGGAGGCGGATTGACGGATCTGCGAGTTTGGGACGTCAAGAGTGGCGGTGAACTGGTGCATCTAACAGGCCACGTGAATGCGGGGCCAACCGAAGGAGACAACTCTGCCATCTGGCTGAGTTCGGGCCACCTGCTGGTGGGAAGCCACTGGGCCGTCGACCTCGAGCGAAGAGTTTCGACAGCGGTTTTTCGCGGCTCCTGGTTTGCATCTACCAGCGTTGGCGAAGCATCGTGGTATTTGTTTGCCGACGAGAGAAGCAGCACTTTCCAGCTCGTGAACTGTTCGCCAATCACCGACCAACTTGTTCAGCGCGCCCGGGCGGTGCCTGTCGATCAACTTCTGGCCATCAAGCCGGGTGATAAAGTAGCTCTGTCACTTGAGTTTCCCACCGACCACCCAACCGATGAAATTCGCGCGGCGTTTACCGCGAGAATCGAAGCCAATGGCTGGAAAGTTGGAAGTCCCAATGATCCTTGTCGGGTATTGATTCATTGCATCAAGCGACTTGCGGGGTCTAGGGAAGTGACCTATCGAAGTGCCGGCCAGGTAAGTCGTGGCAACCTAGAATTGAGCGACACTCGTGTCGAAATTTACTCACTTCCAGACAGGAGACTTCTGTGGTGTTCATACGTTAACTACGTCGAACGATACAAAACCTACGAGCTCGCGCCGG
Above is a window of Anatilimnocola aggregata DNA encoding:
- the amaB gene encoding L-piperidine-6-carboxylate dehydrogenase, coding for MWQSLLGRLRLRDINSGVYGGRWLDRPSGETIESLNPATGEVLARVLLGGENDYDVVAGNSLAAFAAWRKMPPPQRGEIVRLIGEQLRKHKDDLGMLVTLEAGKIRSEGLGEVQEMIDMCDFAVGLSRQLYGLTIASERPEHRLFEQWHPLGPVGVITAFNFPVAVWAWNAALALVCGDPVIWKPSQLTPLTAIAVQQLVNDILEPRGLAGVLNLCAADRDVGEQMAADGRLPLVSATGSTAMGKSVAKTVAERLGRSLLELGGNNGCIVTESADLDLALRAILFAAVGTAGQRCTTLRRLIVHESHAEQLVTRLTKAYQNITVGLPWEEGTLLGPLISESAVKQYTTAITTIKQQGGEVLCGGKQIDRAGYYVQPTIVRAKPAMEIIKHETFAPILYVLTYRELEEAIALHNGVPQGLSSAIFTDRFREAEQFLSPWGSDCGIANVNLGPSGAEIGGAFGGEKETGGGREAGSDAWKTYMRRQTCTLNFGKTLPLAQGVKFDVGV
- a CDS encoding acetyl ornithine aminotransferase family protein, coding for MNIPKSTLPTPWILTELPGPKGKQLIANDERYTSPSYTRAYPLAVERGEGSTIEDVDGNRFLDFTSGIAVCSTGHCHPRVVAAIETQTRKLIHMSGTDFYYAPQGNLAQKLAELAPGSGDKRVFFTNSGAESVEAAFKLARFHTGRQHMIAFFGAFHGRTMGALSLTGSKMIQRRGFAPLIPQVTHIDYANCYRCPQRGECHQKATSCCLNTLNQLEDLFRRTVPPTEVAGIIVEPIQGEGGYVVPPPEFHRELKALAEKHGILYIVDEVQSGMGRTGKMFAIEHWGVVPDIICLAKGIASGLPLGAIIARADLMDWGPGSHASTFGGNPISCVAALTTIELLEESLMVNATEVGNYLQQRLRELMSRHAIIGDVRGLGLMVGAELVKDRETKEPAASIRDAVVQACFHRGLLMLGCGTSTLRFCPPLVVTRDEVDTAVQIIDSVLSSPAELAAHTNSPSASRTW
- a CDS encoding BON domain-containing protein, which codes for MPLFDATLAERVGSAIQTNPYLSGRTLRFEAHEGRITLNGVVASYFQKQMAQEVLKRVEGVEQIENQLEVSWC
- a CDS encoding STAS domain-containing protein, whose protein sequence is MLVDLAPGWNLEMDRGPDWLFIKVVPPAGGEIAEVELAEAIWDRMQQQFNHRVVLEMDQVTLLRSWLISQLVMLHKRVVAHEGLMRLAGMNDSNQQVLHMVRLDERFPQYATRGDAVMGHRPKQPR
- the tpx gene encoding thiol peroxidase → MSRAAAVTFKGTPMTLAGEAVKVGQAAPDFTIHYFEGGLKAITLADLKGKATILSVIPSLDTGVCKIQTKKFNEELSALAGNVNAVAVSLDLPFAMNRFCGAEEIKNLRVGSDYQNRNFGEAYGVLIEELKLLARSVFVIDKDGKVAYAEVVPEVTSEPNYAAAVEALKKAQ
- a CDS encoding SHD1 domain-containing protein translates to MNAPAAQPAAPAPGVDAKSRTWADASGMFKIEAEFISLKDDTVELKRPDGKVITLTLDKLSVADQAIAKSLGEATKISGDQPVASTPFKASQGIQSDSGVVNVTVQENETKVSFQGATQVSLTPPPTWNVTPDPATTAPSQLKLRKISIPARLQASNQPGHVQAMLSDPRRNWMWLGIAPDSNSFKTYRFERVDLESGKVLPAVELSIASIPLAIDPTGKFMASLRCTRYYSHYRDQIDLWQIDGESVNYSQSFRPYPPSEVAVFSTDTIKKAEFIDAENLITVSTKGRLVVWSLPSLTAKYQVNLGRDFSTFALSPGRRQLAISTSTGQYVLEALTGKVLGKFAAKTNEVRFSHVRVLHFKDDGSQLAGYDSYTGGGLTDLRVWDVKSGGELVHLTGHVNAGPTEGDNSAIWLSSGHLLVGSHWAVDLERRVSTAVFRGSWFASTSVGEASWYLFADERSSTFQLVNCSPITDQLVQRARAVPVDQLLAIKPGDKVALSLEFPTDHPTDEIRAAFTARIEANGWKVGSPNDPCRVLIHCIKRLAGSREVTYRSAGQVSRGNLELSDTRVEIYSLPDRRLLWCSYVNYVERYKTYELAPGATLAEYGRNFPGPADFQNFELPSRILDYQRINPGIFDGTISLQRGVTFSK